The DNA segment taagctggtctctttTACGCAAAAACCCTAGCATCCAACAATGCTATCCATTggtttgtcttattaaatttagatgttattctaaaagcgcaataatcaaaaaatatataattacaaagtttttacaaagtcgcaatggacagtgttatgcaagatgtaacaatttaataattaacgaAATTTTAGGAtctggctgacattatactaaatgcgttataagatgatatgggtattctcatattccttgctatggatttttttaacaacaaaacaataaaacataatgtaataaattacgttTAATCGACAAAACCAGATATTCTTATCTGGTTTTGTTGatcctttaatattgtaatgaacaaaaataaaaaactgctaactgttattaaaataatatattaataattgtgagttataagtacaaaatttacgtaaaatttttatttcaattctgtaataatttagtacatagatttttgtaatctaaaaacgtcttctctaggtgctTGGATAGTTTTAGACTCGCCCGAGGTTTGTCGaaggtttgttcataattattattacatgtatattattattatcgatgtcttaaggATCAGAGgaaaatttttgattttaaaataataattatgtgctcgtttcttcgtgatattagatgtgcttggtgtatactgcataatactatccgcttttaacaattattttcaacggctttgtttcataactatgacaatgacaataaccgcgcaggctgtcgtccggccTTGTGTTGGACAGCCGGTGGTCTTTTAAAGAGCACTTTCGATGTTTGTCGGAGAAAGTCTCGAAGACTGCCGGAGGACTTGCGAGGCTGCTCCCTAACTTGGGAGGACCCAGCCTAAAATGTCGAAACTTGTACATGGGCATAGTGCGTTCAATGTGCATGTACGGAGCACCAATATGGGCCGAACACCTAGCGTCAAAATGCAGACAGATCTTGGTCAGACTGCAACACACACTGGCCATCAGAGCGGTACGAGGATACCGCACGATCTCGAAAGACGCAGCATGCGTCCTCGCAGGTAGCGTCCCTTGGGACATCGAAGCCAAATCGTTGGCCGATATCTACTGGCGTTGCCAGGCTGAGCGTGAGGCAGGCTATATTCCGCTGCCAGATCACATACGACGGTGGAGAAATCAAGCGAAATACCACGCGTTTGAGCAGTGGCTTGCGCGTCTGAACGAGTCCACAGTTAGTGTCGACCTATTAGCTGCTATGCGTCCCGTACTGAGGGAGTGGGCTGACAGAGAAGGCGGTGCTCTCACTTACCGCCTCACACAGGTACTGACTGGACACGGGTGtttcggtcggtacctgtgcgaCATTGCCAGGCGTGAGCAGACAACAGCCTGCCACCATTGTGACGACGAACGGGACACGGCACAGCACACCTTGCTGGCCTGTCCCGCATGGACCGAACAAAGAGCGGCTCTGCAAGCCACCGTTGGAGATGATATCTCGCTGCCAGTGATCGTACGTGCGATGCTGAGCAGTGAAAATTCCTGGAGAGCCGTCGCGACATTTGCCGAGGAGCTGATGTCAGCGAAAGAGGAGTCAGAGCGTAGGCGCGAGGCGGAGTCACTCGACCCTCGGAGGAGGCCAAGGCGTAGGCAAAGGGTCAGACATGGCCCTGACGTCCCAACTTAGCTGGGGAGCTCGAGGTGACGGCGTGGGGACGCCGTCGCCCAACATCACCGAGACCCCGAGTTGTCCGCGATGCGCTAAGTGTTCCGCGCATCGCGTTGTAGTGACAGTGTAGGCCTAACAGCCATGCACTGAAGCCTTTAGAGGCATCCGCTGGCagggtcgcggttgtgtattccgcgtatcccgtggctctgccttaagcggaagAGTAGGAataccgttggggttttagtgggtatgcccgggcgcggccctccgcccccagggagtcccacataccccggtagccctccccagactgccggggatgcgtaaacgcatttccccaacgaaaaaaaaaaaaaaaaaaaaagctgtcGTCCGGCacgcaatattatgatatgttacctgggatacgaccttggcgaaaatctgatttgt comes from the Aricia agestis chromosome 6, ilAriAges1.1, whole genome shotgun sequence genome and includes:
- the LOC121728143 gene encoding uncharacterized protein LOC121728143, whose amino-acid sequence is MRPVLREWADREGGALTYRLTQVLTGHGCFGRYLCDIARREQTTACHHCDDERDTAQHTLLACPAWTEQRAALQATVGDDISLPVIVRAMLSSENSWRAVATFAEELMSAKEESERRREAESLDPRRRPRRRQRVRHGPDVPT